A stretch of Shewanella dokdonensis DNA encodes these proteins:
- the pssA gene encoding CDP-diacylglycerol--serine O-phosphatidyltransferase codes for MQNITKPTVKSKGIYLLPNLLTTAGLFAGFYAVIASMNGRFEASAIAVFVAMIFDGLDGRLARLTNTQSSFGAEYDSMADMVSFGMAPALIAYNWGLADIGKIGWLAAFIYCAGAALRLARFNTQVGVADKRYFQGLASPAAAIIAGSVWLGQDYGIAGNSVSWLFALITAGSGLLMVSNFRYHSFKQVDWSGKVNFLVILLVVAVFVVVSVDPALILCCLFYIYACSGPVMTMRNIKQLKVSDVVGDKEVELFQSDIPDAEADKHPSATDEPQKK; via the coding sequence ATGCAAAATATCACTAAGCCAACAGTTAAATCCAAAGGGATCTACCTGTTACCTAACCTATTGACCACTGCTGGGTTGTTTGCCGGTTTCTATGCAGTGATCGCATCAATGAATGGCCGCTTTGAGGCGTCCGCCATCGCAGTTTTTGTCGCGATGATTTTCGATGGACTGGATGGACGATTAGCAAGGCTGACTAACACCCAAAGTAGTTTTGGTGCGGAATATGATTCGATGGCCGATATGGTGTCATTCGGAATGGCTCCCGCACTGATTGCTTACAATTGGGGGCTGGCCGATATCGGCAAAATTGGCTGGCTGGCGGCTTTTATCTATTGTGCCGGGGCGGCCTTACGCTTGGCGCGCTTCAATACCCAAGTTGGCGTTGCCGATAAGCGCTATTTCCAAGGATTAGCAAGCCCCGCAGCGGCCATCATTGCGGGGAGTGTCTGGCTTGGGCAGGACTACGGCATTGCAGGTAACAGCGTATCTTGGCTATTTGCGTTAATTACCGCCGGTTCCGGTTTATTGATGGTTAGTAATTTCCGCTACCATTCGTTTAAGCAAGTAGACTGGAGCGGTAAAGTCAATTTTCTGGTCATTCTGCTAGTCGTTGCGGTATTTGTGGTGGTATCTGTCGATCCCGCCTTAATCCTTTGCTGTTTGTTTTACATCTATGCTTGCTCTGGCCCGGTGATGACCATGCGTAATATTAAACAGCTCAAAGTTTCCGATGTCGTGGGTGACAAAGAAGTTGAACTATTTCAGAGTGACATCCCCGATGCCGAGGCGGATAAGCACCCATCTGCTACTGATGAGCCGCAGAAGAAGTAA